A section of the Pseudanabaena sp. ABRG5-3 genome encodes:
- a CDS encoding non-ribosomal peptide synthetase: MKNTNFWEMSDSNLDEEKLLELLLAEEGITMSSAEMISLRTQDINNQEKNPILSFAQQRMWFFHQIEPDNPFYNNSIALSFNGLLDITNLELSLTSLAQRHETLRTNFNVVDGQPVQIIAPTQAISLSLVDLQDLATDHQSIEVKQLIKAEAQIPFKFSTEALWRTKLLKLSEESHILIITIHHIISDGWSMGVLVNDLANFYQAFCNQAPPTLPALTVQYADFAEWQHQWLQGDRLASQLNYWKQQLDGALPILDLPSDRPRPSAQTYRGAVATFQCDRHLTQQLETLSQRSGVTLFMTLLTAFTVLLYRYSGQQDLVIGSPIANRNRVEIENLIGFFANTLPLRIKVDNNPTFEQLLTQVQAITLDAYSHQDLPFDLLVEELKIERHLSHNPIVQVIFALQNSPLPSIKLPNLEISQIVSFDSGSVRFDLEMHLWESPEGLRGDVVYSTDLFNSDTIQRLIGHFQTLLGGIVSNPQYRVAELPILTAEERQKILIEWQQTQTEYPRDKTIAQLFEEQVEKNPHAIAVVFGDQQLTYQELNQRANQLAHHLHTLGVTPNQLVGICVERSIEMLVSLLAILKVGGAYVPLDSNYPQERLAFIIQDAQISTILTQEKLSTILREKLTSTLPNLIYVDRDWQTFEQYTSDNLNTSLLTVNNLAYVEYTSGSTGIPKGVCVSHRGVVRLVKNTNYFNFNPDLVFLQLAPLSFDASTFEIWGSLLNGAKLAIMPPHIPSLQELGQAIRQYQVTTLWLTSGLFNLMVDERIEDLQSLWHLLAGGDALSIPHVQKFLQQIPNCQLINGYGPTENTTFTCCYPITSQSPIDKSVPIGRPISNTFVYILDSNLQPLPIGVTGELYIGGDGLALGYLNNLNLTTEKFIPNPFTPLSSDRLYKTGDLARYLEDGNIEFLGRMDFQVKIRGFRIELSEIELALLQHPDVRETVVIALASPNGNKQLVAYVIAEKDIDTSKLRSFLNTRLPDYSIPTFFIFLDNLPLNPNGKVDRRALPAPKADTSANILEENWGAALPTNANETLVANIWLQVLGLERIGIHDNFFDIGGNSLLVIQVHNRLQQMLNRDISIVDLFRYTTIKALAEYLTIDRANHDRDQKLPDPSRDRMINRTDKQKQALKRQQQLTNQRRQGDA; the protein is encoded by the coding sequence ATGAAAAACACAAATTTTTGGGAAATGTCTGACTCAAATCTAGATGAGGAAAAACTTTTAGAACTTTTACTGGCTGAGGAAGGAATCACAATGTCCTCGGCGGAAATGATTTCTCTGAGAACACAAGATATTAACAACCAAGAAAAAAATCCAATCCTGTCATTTGCACAGCAACGGATGTGGTTTTTTCATCAAATTGAGCCTGATAACCCTTTTTATAACAATTCCATAGCTTTGAGTTTTAACGGGTTGCTTGATATTACTAATTTAGAACTTAGTCTGACATCTCTAGCCCAGCGTCATGAGACTCTACGCACAAATTTTAATGTGGTTGATGGACAGCCTGTGCAGATAATTGCCCCAACCCAAGCCATTAGTTTATCCTTAGTTGACTTGCAAGATTTGGCAACAGATCACCAGTCCATTGAGGTTAAGCAATTAATTAAAGCTGAAGCTCAAATCCCCTTCAAATTTAGTACTGAAGCTTTATGGCGCACCAAATTATTAAAGCTGAGTGAAGAATCTCATATTTTAATTATTACAATCCATCACATTATTTCTGATGGCTGGTCGATGGGTGTGTTAGTGAATGACTTAGCCAACTTTTACCAAGCATTTTGTAATCAAGCGCCTCCTACATTACCTGCCTTAACAGTGCAATATGCCGATTTTGCAGAATGGCAGCACCAATGGTTGCAAGGCGATCGCTTAGCATCACAACTAAATTACTGGAAGCAGCAACTAGATGGGGCTTTGCCGATTTTGGACTTGCCTAGCGATCGCCCTCGTCCATCGGCGCAGACCTATCGTGGTGCAGTGGCAACATTTCAATGCGATCGCCACTTAACCCAACAATTAGAAACATTAAGTCAGCGATCGGGTGTAACCCTATTTATGACATTGCTTACTGCTTTTACGGTTCTTCTATATCGCTACAGTGGACAGCAGGATCTCGTGATCGGGTCGCCAATTGCTAATCGCAATCGTGTCGAGATTGAGAACTTGATTGGTTTTTTTGCCAACACATTACCCTTGAGAATCAAAGTTGACAATAATCCCACCTTTGAGCAGTTACTCACTCAAGTTCAAGCAATCACCTTAGATGCGTATTCCCATCAAGATTTACCCTTCGATCTCCTTGTTGAAGAGTTAAAGATCGAACGACACTTGAGCCATAATCCCATCGTGCAAGTCATATTTGCTTTGCAAAACTCACCACTTCCATCAATTAAATTACCTAATCTAGAAATATCCCAAATCGTTAGTTTTGATAGTGGTTCGGTACGATTCGATCTGGAAATGCATCTATGGGAATCTCCAGAGGGGCTAAGAGGAGATGTCGTTTATAGCACCGATCTATTTAATTCTGATACAATTCAACGTCTGATCGGGCATTTTCAAACCTTACTAGGAGGAATAGTAAGTAATCCCCAGTACCGAGTTGCAGAATTACCAATCCTCACGGCAGAGGAGAGACAAAAAATCTTAATCGAATGGCAACAGACACAGACGGAATATCCCAGAGATAAGACTATTGCTCAATTATTTGAAGAACAAGTAGAGAAAAATCCCCATGCGATCGCTGTTGTGTTTGGAGATCAACAACTCACATATCAAGAACTCAATCAAAGAGCCAATCAGTTAGCCCATCATTTACATACATTAGGGGTCACTCCTAATCAGCTAGTAGGTATCTGTGTGGAACGCTCAATTGAGATGCTAGTAAGTTTATTAGCAATTTTAAAAGTGGGAGGAGCTTATGTACCGCTAGATTCTAACTATCCTCAAGAACGTCTAGCATTTATAATTCAAGATGCTCAAATATCTACAATCCTAACACAAGAAAAATTATCTACAATTCTTAGAGAAAAGCTTACTAGTACTTTGCCCAATTTAATTTATGTAGATCGAGATTGGCAAACTTTCGAGCAATATACTTCAGATAATCTAAACACTTCATTATTGACTGTAAATAACTTAGCCTATGTTGAATATACTTCTGGATCTACAGGTATACCCAAAGGTGTTTGTGTTTCCCATCGTGGAGTCGTGCGATTAGTCAAAAACACAAACTACTTTAATTTCAATCCCGATCTTGTATTTCTCCAGTTAGCTCCTCTCTCTTTTGATGCCTCGACCTTTGAAATTTGGGGGAGTCTACTCAATGGGGCTAAGTTAGCAATAATGCCACCACATATACCATCACTTCAAGAGTTAGGACAAGCAATTAGACAATATCAAGTTACAACATTATGGCTGACTTCAGGGTTGTTTAATCTGATGGTTGATGAGCGAATAGAAGATTTGCAGTCATTATGGCACTTGTTGGCTGGAGGAGATGCTTTATCTATACCGCATGTTCAGAAATTCCTCCAACAAATACCAAATTGTCAGTTAATTAACGGATATGGACCAACAGAAAATACTACTTTCACTTGCTGTTATCCAATCACATCACAATCTCCTATCGACAAATCTGTCCCTATTGGTCGCCCGATTTCCAATACATTTGTGTATATTCTTGATAGTAATCTACAACCTTTACCCATCGGCGTAACAGGGGAACTATATATTGGTGGTGATGGATTAGCTTTGGGCTATCTCAATAATCTCAATTTAACAACAGAGAAATTTATTCCCAATCCCTTTACACCCTTGTCTAGCGATCGCCTCTATAAGACTGGTGACTTAGCGCGTTATTTAGAGGACGGCAATATTGAATTTTTGGGACGAATGGACTTCCAAGTAAAAATTCGTGGTTTTCGGATTGAACTTAGTGAAATTGAGTTAGCACTGTTACAGCATCCTGATGTTCGAGAAACTGTAGTGATTGCCTTAGCAAGTCCGAATGGCAACAAACAATTGGTAGCCTATGTGATCGCTGAAAAAGATATAGATACTAGTAAATTACGCTCTTTCCTAAATACGCGATTGCCCGACTACTCAATTCCTACATTCTTTATATTTCTAGATAATCTACCTCTAAATCCGAATGGCAAAGTTGATCGCCGAGCCTTACCTGCTCCTAAAGCCGATACCAGTGCTAATATTTTAGAAGAAAATTGGGGTGCTGCTCTCCCTACTAATGCTAACGAAACTTTAGTTGCTAATATTTGGCTGCAAGTCCTTGGTTTAGAAAGAATTGGTATCCATGATAATTTCTTTGATATTGGTGGCAATTCTCTCTTAGTGATCCAAGTGCATAATCGATTACAACAAATGTTGAATAGGGATATTTCGATAGTAGACCTATTTAGATATACAACGATTAAAGCTCTTGCCGAATATCTCACTATCGATAGAGCCAATCACGATCGCGATCAAAAATTGCCTGATCCATCTCGCGATCGCATGATTAATCGTACAGATAAACAAAAACAGGCTCTAAAGCGTCAGCAGCAATTAACCAACCAAAGGAGACAAGGCGATGCATGA
- a CDS encoding type I polyketide synthase: protein MHDLENGLADYLEPYGDGVEPIAIVGMSGKFPNAKNIDEFWQNLRDGVESISFFDDQDLFSVDPNLLANPDYVKAFGALADIEWFDANFFGFNAREAEVMDPQHRLFLETAWEALESAGYNPETYNGQIGVYAGASVNSYWINNLAQNQELSQLVSYFQILLGNDKDFVSTRVSYKLNLKGPSINVSTACSTSLVAVQMACQSLLNYQCDMALAGGVAIRTPQKQGYLYQKGMILSPDGHCRTFDAKAKGTVGGSGVGIVVLKRLSEAIADRDFIYALIRGAAINNDGASKIGYTAPSIDGQAAVITEAQSLAGINPSTISYIEAHGTGTELGDPIEIAALSQAFRANTQSQGQSQQRNFCAIGSLKTNVGHLDTAAGVAGLIKTALALHHQQIPPSLHFQQPNPKIDFGNSPFFVNTTLQDWESKHSPRRAGVSSFGIGGTNAHVVLEEAPQIPELELSGESRRFQLLLISAKTSTALDQATTNLAHHLQTSQQKLADIAYTLKIGRQSFKYRRMLVCENTPEAIADLQNASKLLSQGTESTNTPVVFMFSGQGSQYVNMGKDLYDHEAVFREYFDRCCNILLPILGNDLRQIIYPNADRLESSTHQLQQTAIAQPAIFAIAYALAQQWIAWGIKPKAMIGHSIGEYVAACLSGVMTLQEALAIVAIRGKLMQQLPAGAMLAIPLTEQEIEPWLGSDLSIAAINSSNLCVVSGEIDAIAQLEQKLKSQEVDCRRLHTSHAFHSSMMEPMLTEFRSHIAKVRLNPPQIPYISNVSGNWITAREATDPDYWVRHIRQPVNFAAGLQILLQEPQQVLLEIGAGRTLSTLAKRHSDKKLEQVVLTSLRHPQEQQSDLAFLLSTLGQLWMSGVNIDWNAFYEREKRSRLPLPTYPFERQYYWIEPSNSKLNRQLSQAETFHKKDLADWFYIPSWKRSPITVDSPTKSLANKHCLIFDDRKEFTTKLVTHLQTLYQNVICVEIGEKFAKSDDFSYILNPHHSEDYDLLLANLPNFQTDSYDLLHLWMIEHLDDNDNNGGKDFLNNSNNLDDLDNLEQIEQCQIKGFYSLVFLAQAIGKLNLSNELHLFAISNNMQNIADQEQQYPEKATILGALKVIPKEYPQITCRSIDILLPPPETKQEQQLIAQLVEELVDTRDKSNHDSPLQVIAYRGNHRWQQTYEPIHIEANNSRQSKLRSEGVYLITGGLGGIGLTLAEHISSVSKPKLILTSRSPFPSRDHWSSWLTEHPESDRTSQTIQKLQALEKQGAEILVAQADVANLEEMQTLVAEAIAKFGKIDGLIHCAGVPSGSIMLQKTKSELAQVLAPKVAGTFVLHQIFQETPLDFVVLCSSLSSIFGVFAQVDYCAANTYLDAFAQAVSLEWHIPVISINWDTWQQVGMAVDIQMPEDLQDSYQSILNYGIQPDEGMEVFNRLLGTNLSQVLVSTRDLYSRLTQLSPLERNSPVSTSLQADLAKPSHARPHLNTAYVAPTNEIETKLAEIWQQLLGIEAVGIYDNFFELGGHSLLGTQLISRIRQSLQIEMPLSYLFAEPTVARLADYVNDSHSKSQGLESDSHLSTSDREEGEI, encoded by the coding sequence ATGCATGATTTAGAAAATGGATTGGCAGACTACTTAGAGCCTTATGGTGATGGTGTTGAGCCGATCGCCATCGTCGGCATGTCAGGGAAATTTCCTAATGCGAAGAATATCGATGAGTTCTGGCAAAACTTGCGGGATGGAGTGGAATCTATTTCTTTTTTTGATGATCAAGATTTGTTTTCTGTTGATCCAAATCTATTAGCTAATCCTGACTATGTAAAGGCTTTCGGAGCGCTAGCAGATATTGAGTGGTTTGATGCCAATTTCTTTGGGTTTAATGCTCGTGAAGCTGAAGTAATGGATCCTCAGCATCGGCTTTTTTTAGAGACGGCTTGGGAAGCTCTCGAGAGTGCTGGTTATAATCCCGAAACGTACAATGGTCAAATTGGCGTTTATGCTGGAGCCAGCGTCAATAGTTATTGGATCAACAACCTTGCCCAAAATCAAGAACTATCCCAATTAGTTAGCTATTTTCAAATACTGTTAGGGAATGATAAAGACTTTGTATCAACGAGGGTTTCTTACAAGCTCAATCTCAAAGGACCTAGCATCAATGTGAGTACGGCTTGTTCAACTTCCTTAGTTGCCGTACAAATGGCTTGTCAGAGTTTACTAAACTACCAATGTGATATGGCTTTAGCGGGTGGGGTCGCAATTAGGACTCCCCAAAAACAAGGTTATTTATACCAAAAGGGAATGATTCTTTCTCCTGATGGACATTGTCGTACCTTTGATGCAAAGGCGAAAGGAACTGTTGGTGGTAGCGGTGTTGGGATTGTGGTTCTCAAACGCTTGAGCGAGGCGATCGCCGATCGCGATTTTATCTATGCACTGATTCGCGGTGCGGCAATTAATAATGATGGAGCCTCAAAAATTGGCTATACAGCACCTAGTATTGATGGGCAAGCAGCCGTAATTACTGAGGCGCAATCCTTAGCTGGGATCAATCCTTCCACAATTAGCTATATCGAAGCACATGGCACTGGTACAGAATTGGGCGACCCGATAGAAATTGCGGCTCTCAGTCAGGCTTTTCGAGCTAACACTCAATCGCAGGGACAGTCACAGCAAAGAAATTTCTGTGCGATCGGCTCCTTAAAAACTAATGTCGGACATTTAGATACTGCCGCAGGCGTAGCAGGATTGATTAAAACTGCCCTAGCTTTACATCATCAACAGATTCCTCCTAGTTTGCACTTTCAGCAACCAAATCCCAAGATTGATTTTGGCAATAGTCCTTTCTTTGTAAACACAACTTTACAAGATTGGGAAAGTAAACACAGTCCAAGAAGGGCTGGGGTTAGCTCTTTCGGGATCGGAGGCACTAATGCCCATGTGGTTTTAGAAGAAGCACCTCAGATCCCTGAATTAGAACTATCTGGTGAGTCAAGACGTTTTCAACTGTTACTCATATCTGCTAAGACAAGTACAGCCCTAGATCAAGCAACCACAAATTTAGCTCACCATTTGCAGACATCACAGCAAAAGCTAGCGGATATAGCCTACACCCTAAAAATTGGCAGACAAAGCTTTAAATATCGACGGATGTTAGTTTGTGAAAATACGCCAGAGGCGATCGCTGATTTGCAGAATGCTTCTAAGCTATTAAGTCAAGGTACAGAATCTACAAACACACCAGTAGTATTCATGTTTTCGGGACAGGGAAGCCAATATGTCAACATGGGTAAGGATTTATACGATCACGAAGCAGTTTTTCGCGAATATTTTGATCGTTGTTGCAATATTCTGCTCCCTATCTTAGGAAACGATCTCAGACAAATTATTTACCCTAATGCCGATCGCTTAGAGTCATCAACCCATCAACTGCAACAGACTGCGATCGCCCAACCTGCAATTTTTGCGATCGCCTATGCTTTAGCACAACAATGGATTGCATGGGGCATCAAACCTAAAGCGATGATTGGGCATAGCATTGGGGAGTATGTCGCAGCTTGTCTATCAGGTGTGATGACCTTACAAGAAGCACTTGCTATAGTAGCAATACGCGGAAAATTGATGCAGCAACTTCCCGCAGGTGCGATGTTAGCCATACCTTTAACAGAGCAAGAGATAGAACCTTGGCTAGGTTCAGATTTATCGATCGCCGCCATCAATAGCAGTAACCTTTGCGTTGTTTCAGGCGAGATTGATGCGATCGCCCAATTAGAACAAAAATTGAAATCCCAAGAAGTAGATTGTCGGCGCTTACATACCTCACATGCTTTCCATTCGAGCATGATGGAACCCATGCTGACGGAGTTTCGTTCTCATATCGCTAAAGTGCGTTTAAATCCTCCTCAAATTCCCTATATATCCAATGTATCGGGCAACTGGATTACCGCTAGAGAAGCCACTGATCCAGATTACTGGGTGAGACATATCCGCCAGCCTGTTAATTTTGCAGCAGGTTTGCAAATTCTATTACAGGAACCACAACAGGTTTTATTAGAAATTGGTGCAGGCAGAACCTTAAGTACCCTCGCAAAACGACATTCCGATAAAAAGTTGGAACAAGTCGTCCTCACATCATTACGGCATCCCCAAGAGCAGCAGTCAGATTTAGCTTTTTTGCTTTCAACTTTAGGGCAGCTATGGATGTCTGGGGTGAATATTGATTGGAATGCTTTTTATGAAAGAGAAAAGCGCAGTCGTTTACCATTACCAACCTACCCCTTTGAACGGCAATATTATTGGATTGAGCCATCAAATTCTAAACTTAATCGGCAATTATCCCAAGCTGAAACCTTTCATAAAAAGGATTTGGCAGATTGGTTTTATATCCCTTCTTGGAAGCGATCGCCGATTACTGTTGATTCACCAACTAAGAGCCTAGCTAATAAGCACTGTTTGATCTTTGACGATCGCAAGGAATTCACTACCAAATTGGTTACGCATTTACAGACGTTATACCAAAATGTGATATGTGTAGAAATAGGCGAGAAGTTTGCTAAATCAGATGATTTTAGTTATATCTTAAATCCTCATCACTCTGAAGATTACGATCTTCTGCTTGCCAATCTGCCAAATTTTCAGACGGATTCCTACGATCTTCTGCATCTATGGATGATCGAGCATCTAGATGATAATGATAATAACGGTGGAAAAGATTTTCTAAACAATTCAAATAATTTAGATGATTTAGATAATTTAGAACAGATTGAACAATGTCAAATCAAAGGCTTTTATAGCCTTGTCTTTTTAGCACAAGCCATTGGCAAGCTAAATCTAAGTAATGAATTACACTTATTCGCTATTTCTAATAATATGCAGAATATTGCTGATCAAGAACAGCAATATCCAGAGAAAGCAACAATTTTAGGAGCATTAAAAGTTATTCCTAAAGAGTATCCTCAAATTACTTGTCGCAGCATTGACATTTTATTACCTCCACCAGAAACTAAACAAGAACAGCAGCTAATAGCTCAATTGGTTGAGGAACTGGTTGATACTAGAGACAAATCAAATCATGATTCTCCTCTACAAGTAATCGCTTATCGAGGTAACCATCGCTGGCAGCAAACCTATGAACCGATTCATATTGAAGCTAATAATTCTCGTCAGTCTAAATTACGTTCTGAAGGAGTTTATCTAATTACAGGTGGACTAGGAGGTATTGGTCTGACCTTAGCAGAACATATCAGTAGCGTTTCTAAACCTAAGCTAATTCTGACTAGTCGTTCCCCATTTCCTAGTCGCGATCACTGGTCAAGTTGGTTAACAGAACATCCCGAAAGCGATCGCACTAGTCAAACAATTCAAAAACTACAGGCTTTGGAAAAACAAGGGGCAGAAATTTTAGTCGCCCAAGCAGATGTAGCTAATTTAGAGGAGATGCAAACTTTAGTAGCAGAAGCGATCGCCAAATTTGGGAAAATCGATGGCTTAATCCACTGTGCAGGTGTCCCCAGTGGCAGTATCATGCTGCAAAAAACAAAATCAGAGTTGGCACAGGTATTAGCACCAAAAGTAGCAGGAACCTTTGTTCTCCATCAAATTTTTCAAGAAACACCGTTAGATTTTGTAGTTCTCTGTTCATCACTATCCTCAATTTTTGGAGTGTTTGCCCAAGTAGATTACTGCGCGGCAAACACTTATCTAGATGCTTTTGCTCAAGCAGTTTCTTTAGAATGGCATATCCCTGTCATTAGTATTAATTGGGATACATGGCAGCAAGTAGGCATGGCAGTAGATATCCAGATGCCAGAGGATTTGCAAGATAGCTATCAATCAATATTGAACTATGGTATTCAGCCCGATGAAGGAATGGAAGTGTTTAATCGACTCCTTGGAACTAATTTATCTCAAGTTCTAGTATCAACTCGCGATTTGTATAGTCGCCTCACCCAACTTTCTCCCTTAGAGAGAAATTCTCCAGTTTCTACATCTCTACAAGCAGATCTGGCAAAACCTAGCCATGCTCGACCTCATCTCAATACAGCTTATGTTGCTCCCACCAATGAAATAGAAACAAAACTAGCAGAAATTTGGCAACAGTTACTAGGAATAGAAGCAGTTGGTATATATGACAACTTTTTTGAGTTAGGAGGACATTCCTTATTAGGGACTCAATTAATATCCAGAATCCGTCAATCTTTACAAATAGAGATGCCCCTCAGCTATTTATTTGCCGAACCAACAGTAGCGAGATTGGCTGATTATGTCAACGATAGTCACTCCAAATCACAAGGTTTAGAGTCAGATTCTCACTTATCTACCAGCGATCGCGAGGAGGGCGAAATATGA